One Peromyscus leucopus breed LL Stock chromosome 14, UCI_PerLeu_2.1, whole genome shotgun sequence genomic window carries:
- the LOC114706803 gene encoding uncharacterized protein LOC114706803 translates to MEDATEDPDESSSGTVSESYSEGGSTRSTNMEKGSTKSQKQRLRESAKGTVSDKFPKIIKKVQSVLEENSEGKKKGRKRTILVFYYRNDEKKKNPKHEEDGVPGESHTSNNASSLPGTSQDQEPSAASPAKRVRKWFFL, encoded by the coding sequence ATGGAGGACGCTACTGAGGATCCAGATGAGTCCAGTTCAGGCACAGTTTCTGAAAGCTACTCTGAGGGTGGATCAACCAGAAGCACAAATATGGAAAAAGGAAGCACCAAGAGCCAGAAGCAAAGGCTTCGTGAGTCAGCGAAAGGCACTGTTTCTGACAAATTccccaaaataataaagaaagtaCAGTCTGTGCTTGAAGAGAATTCAGAgggcaagaagaaaggaagaaaacgcACCATATTGGTCTTTTACTACCGGAacgatgagaaaaagaaaaatccaaaacatGAGGAAGACGGCGTCCCAGGAGAATCTCATACTTCAAATAATGCTTCATCTCTACCTGGAACATCCCAAGACCAGGAACCCTCCGCAGCCTCTCCTGCCAAACGAGTGCGGAAATGGTTTTTCCTGTAG